Below is a genomic region from Elusimicrobiota bacterium.
ATCCCCAGCGCCGCCGAGAACGATTCGTTCAAAAAGTTTTTAACGACACCGTTCATTATCTTCACGCCGATTATCGCCGTCAATGGATCAAGTCAGAGCCCGAGACACCGATGGATCTGGATGACCTTTCCGATCTGCAGGGAGAAGAGGATGTCGATGTCGAGGCAATTGAGCGCCGCCTCTCGGAAGAAAAGGAAATCCAGCGGTTGAGGTTCCACCAGAATGCCAGCCGGCTGAGCGAAGAAGATTTACTTCTCCTTATTGGAACCCGGGTCTACGGGCAATCAATGTCCGCTTACGCAAAATCGGCGGGTCTCAACTATCAAACCGCCAAGAAACGCCGCCAAAGAGCGGAGTTAGCGATCAGGAAATTTGAAGAAGATCATCCCGCCTCCTGAATTCATGTCCCCAAAATTGGCCTTAGACCCCCTTTTAACGGTGAGGGGTAAGCAGCCCAAGGGAGCGTATTCAATGATCAGCAGGGATGAAGCCAAACAAATAATTCTCGAAAGTTTCGAGGAACAAGCGCTCGTGATCGGCGGCTTGGTCGCGGTTCATAAAGTCGATGACGACCTCGTTTGGCGGTTGATGAAAAGTTTCGACGTGATTCTTGGGAAAGCGATCAAGCGCCTCCACCTTGAACCGTCCGAACAGGACAAGGAAGCCACTCCAGGCCGCGTGAACGCCAAACCTCATCCCGCCATCGAGGAGTTCCTTCTGAAATTGGAGCGCGAGTCATGAACGCGCTCCCGAACCTGCAGCCGAAGTACAACGTCGACCTCATTGTCGAAGGCAAATCTCATCTGTACGACGTGTCATCTGGCGGTGAGACGGCACGTTATCCGAGCGTGACCGGATTTCTATCGGTAATCAACAAGCCCGCCCTCGTGCCGTGGGCGAAAAAAGAAGCGCTCGCTTCTGTTGAATCCGCTCTCCTCAAACGTCTCGACGGGAAAGATCTCGCTCGAATCGTCCTCAACAAACCGTGGATTGAAACAATTCTGAGGGACGCCAAGAAACGTCCCGATCAAATCAAAGATCAAGCCGCCGATCTCGGCACCCAAGCCCACGCATTCATCGATCTCATCATCCACGGCAAAGAACCCAAGTCAGTCCCGGAAGTGATCGAGGGGCCTGTCCAATCCTTCCGGGACTGGTGGATGAAATCGGGCATCGAGTTGGTCGCGGGTGACACCAAAGTGGCGAGCGTCGAACACGGATACGGTGGAAGTTTGGACGCCCTCGGTCGGCGCAAGGGCAAGCTCATCATCCTCGATTGGAAAACATCGTCGGGAATTTGGACGGAGTACGCATTGCAAGTCGCCGCCTACGCCCAGGCGTTTCGAGAAACCTACGGGCTTCCAGTCGAAGAGGCGATCATCGTTCGCTTCGGGAAAAAACCACCCATCGATTTCGAGTCAAAAGAACTCTTCGACCTCAACCTTTCGTTCCAAGCGTTTCTGGCCGCGAAAAGCCTCAAAGAGGCGCTCGATAGACCCCACTTCATGTTTTGAATTCATTCACAAATTAAGGAGGCGACAGCATGACGACAGAGAAGAAAACAGAAGGGTTATCAACCCAAGAAGTGAAAAATTCGGGACCGACGTTGGTTCCGTACCGCACCAAACCAAAGACAGGGCTTCCGTCTGAAGGGTTGTTCATTTTGGTTGGTCATCCGAAATCGGGCAAGTCCACCTTCGCCGGATCGTTTCCCGATTCCTACGTTTTGGAACTCGAGACGAGCGGTGGTGACCGCGTGTCGGGCCGGATTCACAACATCGCGGACTTGAACGAATTCCGCGACGTGTTGAAGGCGGTTGTGAAAGAACCGTCCATCAAGACGATTGTGATCGACACGGTTGACGTGTTGAGTGATTGGCTTGAGGACGAGATCGCTCATGCGCGCGGCCTTGAAACCATCACCGAGCGCAAGCAAGGCGTGGATGGTTTTGAATTGTGGGGCGAGTATCGCCGCCGCGTCGAAAGCCTGACGCTATTCCTCAAGGCGTCGAAGAAACTCGTGATTCTTATCGCGCACTGCAAAGAGCCGAAGTTGGACGCGAACGGTAATCCCATCACGCCGGCTGGGATCAACATGCCTGGTAAGGCCGGAGCCTTCGTTGCGGCGCAGGCGGACATGATCGGCTACGTCTTTAAAAAGCCGTTGGGATCAGGCACCGCTTACTACGTCACGTTTCAAGGCGGGCCGCTTGGCACATGGGGTTCTCGCGTGGACGAGCTGAACGACAAAACCATCATGCTCCCACGAGAAAATCCGTACTCCGCCTTTGAAGCCGTCTTCAAACCAACCACACCCAATTCCATTCCCAAAGAAGCGGCTCCGGCCGCAGGAGGCAAATCATGAGAGTCCAAATCGAAGCAGACGCCAAAGAAGAAAGCGCTGGTTTTCCGCTCGCGCCGGAAGGCGATTACATTGTCGAGGTCGTCGATAAAACGGACGGGCTCACCAACGAGACCAAACGCCAGAAGGTCGATCTCACCTTCGACATCATGACCTTTGAAGGAAAGACGGTGGGCCGATGTTTCCACACGGTGACGTTCATTCCCGCCAAGCAACCTGGACACGGTATCTGGCTCCGCGTGAACCACGCGTTGGGTTTGCCGTACGACGGTTCGCTTGATTTCGACACCGACGAATATCTTCACAAATACTGCCGCGCTCACGTCATCGTGGATGAGTACGAGGGCAAGAAGCGAAACAAGGTTTCCAAGTTCTTTGTGGAGGGCGAAGATCCCGCTCAATCAAAACCCGCCGCTCCAAGTCCCGCAACTCAACAACCTGCAGTGGTCGCGGCTTCGTCTCAACCTGACTTGAAGTTCTAACCAAGGGCGGTCGCGTTCCATGATTCTCCGCGTTCGCCAGAAGGAATTCGTCGAGAAGAGCGTCAAAGCGCTTCTTGAACGGGGCAACACGCTCGGCGTGGCTCCGACGGGTTCCGGAAAAACCATCATGCTCTCCGCCGTGGTCGGCCAAATGCTGAACGGCCACGGCGGAAAAGCGGCGGTTCTCGCGCATCGCGACGAAATCACCGCGCAGAACATGGACAAGTTCCGCAAGGTGAATCCGCATCTGAACGTCTCGGTCGTTGACGCGAAAACGAAGTCATGGGACGGTGACGCGGTCTTCGCGATGGTGCAGACGTTGTCGCGGGAAAATAATCTGTCCCTGATGCCTCCGCTGGATTTGCTGGTAGTTGACGAAGCGCACCACGCGGAAGCCGCAACCTACCGGCGCATCATCGACGCGGCCAAAACAAAAAACAACCGCCTGAAAATCTACGGCGTCACTGCCACGCCCAATCGCGGTGATGGAAAATCGCTTCGAAACATTTTCAACAACTGCGCCGACCAAATCACATTGGGTGAGATGATCGCGTCTGGCCAATTGGTTCGGCCCCGCACGTTTGTGATTGATCTCGGCGTTCAAGAGGAGTTGAGAAATGTGCGCCGGCTCGCTTCCGAGTTCGACATGAACGAGGTGGCGATGATCATGGACCGAAAACCCATCACCGACGCCATCGTGCGTCATTGGCGGGAAAGAGCGGCCGAGCGGAGAACGGTCGTGTTTTGCTCCACCATCGCTCACGCGGAGCATGTGCTGGCGGCGTTTGTAGCGGCGGGCGTTACATCCGAGATGGTGACGGGCGAAACGCCGGATGCCGTGCGCGAATCTATTTTTCAGCGATTGGATTCCGGCGAGACGCAAGTGTTGGTGAATGTGGCGGTGGCGACCGAAGGGTGGGATTGCCCGCCCGTATCCTGCGTCGTTCTTTTGCGCCCCTGTTCCCATAAATCAACCTTCGTTCAGATGGTTGGGCGCGGGTTAAGAAAAATCGAGCCGGACCGCTATCCAGGCCTCGTCAAAACCGATTGCGTTGTTTTGGATTTTGGGACGTCGGCGCTTACGCACGGCTCGCTGGAACAAGACATTGATTTGGATGACCATGAGAAGGCGGACAAAGAGCGTTCCGGCGTTCCGCCATTAAAAATTTGTCCCGAATGCGAGGCGGAGGTGCCAATTCGGGTGCGCGAGTGCCCGTTCTGCGGCCATGAATTCCCCGTCGCCAAAGAAAAGACGCTGGATGATTTTGAGATGACCGAGATCGATCTTTTGGCGCGGTCGTCCTTCCAATGGTGCGACGTGAACGGGGACGGATCGATCCTTGCCGCCACGGGATTTGTGGCGTGGAGCGTAGTTCTGGAGATGAACGGCCTATGGCACGCGGTGGGCGGCGCCGAAGGCCAATGGCCTCAAGTGTTGTATGTCGGCGACCGCATCGCGTGCCTCGCTTCCGCCGACGATTGGATGAACTCCAACGAAACAGAAGAAGCGGCGCACAAGTCCCGCCGGTGGCTTCAAAGCCCGCCCACGCCAAAACAGCTTCAATATTTACCGCACGAGGTGTTAAAGGGCCCCATCACGCGGTACAAAGCCTCCTGCCTTCTCAACCTGCGATTCAATCATCAGAAGATCATGCGGGCGTTGAATACATTTCAAAGACGCAACCGCTCCGATTCCGCCATTCCTGTCGGAGTTTCATCGTGAGTCTGGAACAAGCTCTCGCCTACATCGAACTCGGTTGGGCCGTGTTCCCGGTCGCGCCTAACGCGAAACGTCCGCTGACGCCGAATGGTTTCAAAGACGCCACCAAATCCGTGTTCGCCGCCAAGCGGTGGTGGGAAAAATACCCCGATGCCAACATCGGCATTGCCACCGGCATGATCTCGAAGCTGGCGGTGGTCGACATCGACGTGAAAAATGGCGCGAAGGGCCGCGAATCCATCGGAAAAGTTAAGGGCATCACGCCGACGCTCATGGCGCAGACCCCAAGCGGCGGGTGGCACCTTTATTATTTGTTGGAGGAACCGCTCAAAAGCCGGAACGGGCTTCTGCCCGGCGTCGATCTCAAAGCCGACGGCGGTTATGTGGTGGCTCCCGGTTCCATCATTGATGGCGTTCCTTACACATGGATGGATTCGGAGGCGCACATGGCCGCGATCCCCAACACTGTGCGCGAGCTGGAAGAAAACCGCGAGCATCACGCCGCGCCAACCCTAAATGGAACAAATGGCCACACGAATGGCGCGATCCCGGAGGGCGAACGCAACGCGACACTGGCCAGTCTCGCCGGCTCCATGCGCAGGCGTGGTTTGGAAACAGACGAAATTGCCGCCGCGCTCAAAACCGTGAACCTCAAACGATGCTCCCCGCCGTTGGAAGACAAGGAAATCGAAAATATCTCAGCCAGCATCGCCCGCTATCCGCCGGAGGATGCGCCGGTGTTCCAGAACGGAACACATGCGGAGGTGGAAGAGGAGGACATCCGGCCGCCCGGGTTTACCGACGACGCGCTCGCGCTCGAGTTCACCGAAAAACATGCTGAGGATTGGCGGTATGTGGCGGCGTGGGGCCGATGGCTCATGTGGGATGGCGCTTGTTGGCGAACCGAAACCACGCTCAAAGCCTACGATTTGGCGCGGCTCATCTGCCGGGCCGCGTCGGCGCGGTGCAAGAAGCCAAAAATCGCCGCCAAAGTCGCGGGAGCAACCACGGTGGCGGCGGTGGAGCGTATGGCACGGGCGGACCGCAAACACGCCGCCACATCCGAGCAATGGAACGCGGATATGTGGAGGATGAACACGCGCGGCGGGGTGTTGGATTTGAAAACAGGCGAGACATTGTCTCACGCCAGATCCGATTACATGACCAAAATGTCGAACGCCATTCCGAAAGGCGATTGTCCCGCTTGGAAATCGTTTTTGAGTGACGTAACGGGCGGGGATGAGGATCTTCAACGGTATCTGGCGAGGGTCGCTGGATACGCGCTCACGGGCGTCACAACGGAACACGCGCTTTTCTTTCTCTACGGCACGGGAGCCAACGGCAAATCGGTGTTCGTGAACACGCTGGCGGCCATCCTCGGCGATTACGCGACCAACGCCGCGATGGATACCTTCATGGAGTCCCGATCTGACCGGCATCCGACGGATTTGGCAAATCTGATGGGCGCGCGCCTTGTCACCGCGATTGAAGTAGAGAAAGGCAGGCGATGGGCCGAGTCCCGGATTAAGTCGCTCACCGGCGGCGACAAAATCTCGGCGCGGTTCATGCGGCAGGATTTCTTCGAGTACAAGCCGCAGTTCAAGCTCCTGATCGCGGGCAACCACAAGCCCGCCATTCGAGACGTGGACGAAGCCATGCGGCGTCGGCTTCACCTGATTCCGTTCACGGTCACTATTCCACAAGAAAAACGCGACAAGACGTTGCCGGAGCGTCTGCTTCGAGAATCGGATGGCATCCTGCGGTGGGCACTGGAAGGGTGCTTGGAATGGCAACGAACGGGGCTCAATCCGCCTGCCGTTGTCTTATCCGCCACGGAGGAATACTTCGAGTCCCAAGACGCGATGCGGCGGTGGATGGAAGATCACTGTTTTGTTCATCCCTCCGTTCGGTCTACCACCGAAGATTTGTTCAGCTCGTGGAAGTTGTGGGCTGAAAATTGGGGCGAGTACCCCGGCACTCTCCAAAAATTCTCGGAGGAGGTGCTCAAACGAGGGTTTGAACGGTGGAGGGACAAGCGCAGGCGGGGTTTCCTGGGCATTACGATAAAAACCGATGAAAATCAAAGCGAATACCATGAATAGGGGTGCCCAAAACCGGGCCCTGGTGACGCGGATGACACCCTGCTACATAAGGACCGTTACGCGCGTGCGCGCGTGCGCGTGTAACAGGGATAACGTTGAAGGGTGTCATCCTCGTCACCAGCCTGTGGAGGCAGGGCGGGTATGACCATCTCCTTTCAGCCGCTGACCGATGGAATTCTCTTCTTCCTGCCGCTGTGCCCTTCCACCAATGCTCGTATGCATCCGGTTCGCATGGGCCGCAATTGCCGGGACATCCTGACCCAAGAAGCGCGGAGTTATATCAGCTTGGTTGGGTTTGAACTCCGAATGTTAATGCGGCGCGAGAAACTACAGCCCATCGAGTCTTATGCCTACATCGATCTCTGGTTCATTCTTCCCCGAACCAACTGCGACGCGCACAACTACGGCAAGGTTTTGTTCGACGCGATGGAAGAAGGATGCGTGATCACGAACGACAAATACATTTTGCCTCGCGTGATGGGCGTATGGCATGACTCGAAATCCGAAGTCATCGCGAAGATCCCTTTGAAGCGCCGTTCAGAAGAAAGCACACGAATGTGTGCCGTAGACAGTTTGAAAGTTGATGGACGATAGATGAATGCAAAGGCCAGAATATTAAACAGGGAAAAAATCGCGGAGCCGCCGAAACGAAAATGCCGGTTGTGCGGAAAAGTTTTGTGGCCGTGGTTTTGCAATCAAATTTATCACGCGGGGTGTTGGATCGAGTGGCGAAAAGATTACCAACGGAAGTATCAGAAACAGATGCGGGAGCGGCTTCGGGCGGCGGATCGCGCGGAATGGCTCTCACCAAGCGGCACGGACAGAAACATTCCGTTGAAAAAATAAACGAAGCGCTGGACATGATTCGCCGGGGCGAGAATCCGTTCCGGGCGGCGAAGAAAGCGGGGATCGCGAGAACGACGCTCCTGTACCACTTGGAGAAAATGCCCGATGGAGATTTCCCCGGCGGCGGCAATCCGATCATCGCGCGGATTTATCAGCAAATCGAACTCTTGGTTTGGAAGACGAGACTTCGCCTCATCAAGAATATGTTCGTCAAATCTCGCAAAGCGGATGAAAAGATGTCGGCGCTCATGTGGAAATACGTGAATGACTCGACGGTGCCGTCTCTCGGAGGCGCGAGGCTTTCCAAGCCGATCTTCGAGAGCGCTACCGCAGAGGATACGGTTCGTTTTCGCGAGTTCATCATCGAGCGAAAGGGCAAAAAGACAGAGGCGACAAATGTCGCCAAAGAGAACCTGAGCGAGGCTGGGGTCGACATCGCGGCGGCGGTGGAGAGGGCGGTGACGGTCGATGCCGAAACGCAAGGGAAGGAGGGTTAAACGGTGCAATTGAATAGGGTTCCTGCTGGACTTAATGCGTCATTATGTCAAGAGACTCCCACCGTCGGAGAAGCGGTGGTGAAACGATTTTCAAATAGCGTAAATTTCGGACGCCAAATGGGGGATGCACCCTCCTTGGTTTTTTGTCGACACTTTTGGCCCCTGTACCCCATAATTTTTTATTCGACATTTTTTCTGGGGCGGGCCCTCGCCCGAGGCTTGGCATGAGCGCGAAACCCGAGTCCGCCCTCGAGATGACCGAGGCCGAGCAGAGGCTGTGGGACCTGTTCATCTTCGCTCGGCGCACCCTCGGATTCGACCAGTTCACCAAGCTCCACATGGGCTGGTTTGAGGAGCTGTTGCGAAGCCAATTCTTGATGCTGATGGCCCCGCGCGGCCACATGAAATCCTCCGCCATCACAACGGCCTACACGTTGTGGCGTTTGGTTCAAGACCGCAACATGCGGATCCTGATCGTGAACGAGACGCTCTCCAACGCCCGCAATTTCCTGCGGGAGATCAAAGAACACATCACCTCCAACGAACGATTCCTCGCCCGCTACGGATCGTGGGAAACGACGGCGTCTAAGTGGACGGAGGATTCGATTGTTATTCCGAGGACGCGCATTTCCAAAGAAGCCAGCTTCTCCGTGGGCGGCGTCCTTGGGAATTTGGTTTCGCTCCACAACGATTTGATCGTGTTGGACGATCCCGTGAGCAACAACAACAGTTACACCCCGCACCAGCGGCTAAAACTCCTGAACTGGTTTAAGAACGTGATCTTGCCCGCGCTCGAGCCGAACGGCCAATTGGTGTTGGTGGGCACCAGGTGGCACTCGCAAGACATGTACGGACAAATTCTGGCGGACGCGGGATTCAAACATTGGACGAAGATCGTTCAGTCGGCGGAATGGAAAGACCAAAGCGGCCAGCGGCAGATTCTGTTTCCCGAACGGTTTTCGCCGGAGAAGCTGGACGAGCTTAAAGGCGCGATGGGCACCGCCAGCTATTACTGCCAGATGTTGAACGACGTATCTGGCCAGGAAGGCTCCGACTTCAAAATCGAATGGCTGAGATCCTGCCGATACACCCAGCGTCCCGAAAGCATGAACATCTACATCGGCGTCGATTTGGCCGCGGCCGCCAAAGAGTCGGAGTCAAAATTCGCGTATGTCGTGGTCGGGGTGCCGGAGGGTGACAAGGATATTTTCGTTCTGGACGCACACAAGGAACACATGGAGTTTCCCGCGCAGGTCAAAACAATCAAACGCATTTGCCGCGTTTATAAGCCGTGTCTCGTGAATATCGAGGTCACGGCCTATCAGCACGCGCTTGTCCAAGCATTGAGGGATGACCCGGAGGCAAAATCCATGCCGATTGAAGGCGTCTCCGCGCAAGGCGACAAACAGCGGCGGCTCCGAAGCCTTGCGGTCCGGTTTGAAAACGGAGCCATCCGGCTTCCCGATAATCTGCCGGACTTGGAAGAGGATCTGCTCCATTTCCCAAAAGGCGAGGACGATCTTTTGGACGCGCTTTACATGGCGATTGAAGCGGTGAGCGGATACCGGTCGAAAGGCCGGATCAGTTTCGTGGAGGATTTGGCATGAGCATCAAAGAACGGCTGGCGAAGTTTTTGTTTCCTGATGTGATTAAAGGCGAGGTCGAGAAATCCTCGCGGCAGGTGGTGTCGCATGTTTTGGGGTTGAGCGCGTCCGAAGGAATCTT
It encodes:
- the rhlB_3 gene encoding ATP-dependent RNA helicase RhlB; amino-acid sequence: MILRVRQKEFVEKSVKALLERGNTLGVAPTGSGKTIMLSAVVGQMLNGHGGKAAVLAHRDEITAQNMDKFRKVNPHLNVSVVDAKTKSWDGDAVFAMVQTLSRENNLSLMPPLDLLVVDEAHHAEAATYRRIIDAAKTKNNRLKIYGVTATPNRGDGKSLRNIFNNCADQITLGEMIASGQLVRPRTFVIDLGVQEELRNVRRLASEFDMNEVAMIMDRKPITDAIVRHWRERAAERRTVVFCSTIAHAEHVLAAFVAAGVTSEMVTGETPDAVRESIFQRLDSGETQVLVNVAVATEGWDCPPVSCVVLLRPCSHKSTFVQMVGRGLRKIEPDRYPGLVKTDCVVLDFGTSALTHGSLEQDIDLDDHEKADKERSGVPPLKICPECEAEVPIRVRECPFCGHEFPVAKEKTLDDFEMTEIDLLARSSFQWCDVNGDGSILAATGFVAWSVVLEMNGLWHAVGGAEGQWPQVLYVGDRIACLASADDWMNSNETEEAAHKSRRWLQSPPTPKQLQYLPHEVLKGPITRYKASCLLNLRFNHQKIMRALNTFQRRNRSDSAIPVGVSS